A region from the Methylocystis iwaonis genome encodes:
- a CDS encoding TIGR02300 family protein: MAKPELGAKRQCQSCATKFYDLNKSPIVCPKCGTIFQITALSRAPGRVEEEESEVEKEGVETVSLDEVEESENAAETLDVDEDVEIDDAGDDDTFLEEEEGEDDDVSGLIDGDIETDDEG, translated from the coding sequence GTGGCCAAACCGGAACTCGGCGCCAAGCGCCAATGCCAGTCCTGCGCAACGAAATTCTACGACCTCAACAAGAGCCCGATCGTCTGCCCGAAGTGCGGGACGATCTTCCAGATCACCGCGCTTTCGCGCGCGCCCGGCCGCGTGGAGGAGGAAGAGAGCGAGGTCGAGAAGGAGGGCGTGGAAACCGTGTCGCTCGACGAGGTCGAGGAGAGCGAGAATGCGGCCGAGACGCTCGATGTCGATGAAGACGTTGAGATCGACGACGCCGGCGACGACGACACCTTCCTCGAAGAGGAAGAGGGCGAGGACGACGACGTCTCCGGCCTCATCGACGGCGACATCGAGACCGACGACGAGGGGTGA